The following are from one region of the Halomonas qaidamensis genome:
- a CDS encoding AbrB family transcriptional regulator gives MKGILVSADSAKGLVTSLAVGAVGGVIFQLTGLPLAWMLGPLIANLLMSAKGINVSVPEPLRNVFLAVMGLVLGSQVTPQLAHRVLDWPISAALLLAGVVASTAVAAAWYRRCGFDPVSAWFGSSPGAMTAMIMLGDKCGGDPQRIAIAQSLRIILVILFLPPLFWAFEGGAGDIGPAQATLEHGWMLLTIPFLLPMGQWLRIPSAALLAPLIMAALLSGFGLASLTLPSWGMNLMLWVLGSAIGSRFQGITRRLLGRYLWQSGVATLLALVVLALFAELIHQLLGVRRDVALLALAPGGIGEMAILAVALNIDPVFVAFHHLLRMVTLMIVAPFWARWLLRHQSS, from the coding sequence GTGAAGGGCATCCTTGTCAGCGCAGACAGTGCAAAGGGGCTGGTAACGTCGCTTGCCGTAGGTGCAGTAGGTGGCGTTATTTTTCAGCTCACCGGCTTACCGCTTGCCTGGATGTTAGGCCCATTGATTGCCAACCTGCTGATGTCAGCGAAAGGCATCAACGTGAGCGTACCTGAACCGCTGCGCAATGTGTTTTTAGCGGTTATGGGATTAGTGCTGGGCAGCCAGGTGACGCCTCAACTTGCCCATCGTGTGTTGGACTGGCCAATCTCTGCGGCACTCTTGCTGGCTGGTGTTGTGGCCTCTACCGCTGTTGCCGCGGCGTGGTATCGTCGCTGTGGCTTCGACCCGGTCAGTGCTTGGTTTGGTTCATCGCCAGGGGCAATGACGGCAATGATCATGCTCGGTGATAAATGTGGCGGTGACCCGCAACGTATCGCCATTGCCCAGTCGCTTCGTATTATCCTCGTCATTCTGTTTCTTCCTCCTCTGTTTTGGGCATTTGAAGGCGGTGCAGGTGACATTGGGCCGGCACAGGCCACCCTTGAGCACGGTTGGATGCTGCTCACTATTCCTTTCTTATTACCCATGGGCCAGTGGCTGCGCATTCCAAGTGCGGCGCTACTTGCGCCGCTTATTATGGCGGCCTTGTTGTCTGGGTTTGGGCTTGCAAGCCTTACGTTGCCTAGTTGGGGAATGAACCTCATGTTGTGGGTGCTAGGCAGCGCGATTGGCTCGCGTTTTCAGGGCATAACACGGCGCTTGCTCGGGCGCTATTTATGGCAGTCGGGGGTGGCGACGCTGCTTGCTCTGGTGGTATTAGCGCTGTTTGCTGAACTGATCCACCAGCTGCTGGGCGTGCGCCGTGACGTTGCTCTATTAGCGCTAGCTCCCGGCGGCATCGGTGAAATGGCTATTCTTGCTGTCGCGCTTAATATCGACCCAGTGTTTGTAGCCTTTCACCACCTACTGCGTATGGTCACACTGATGATTGTGGCCCCTTTTTGGGCTCGTTGGCTATTGCGTCATCAATCTTCTTAA
- the dbpA gene encoding ATP-dependent RNA helicase DbpA — translation MSDTSFASLALSPALLTNLDSLGYHAMTPVQAQSLPPMLAGRDVLAQAKTGSGKTAAFGLALLAELRIEAFAVQGLVLCPTRELADQVAEELRRLARGLPNVKVLTLCGGAPFGPQLGSLEHGAHIVVGTPGRIDEHLRKGSLTLGSLTTLVLDEADRMLDMGFQDTIDAIIDETPADRQTLLFSATFPDDQASGGLTAMTRGIMREPVMVKVAEVHDATTIDQHFYDVANEEARFAALQQLLLVYRPATSVVFCNTKRETQAVAEQLVDAGFSAVALNGDLEQKDRDRRLILFANQSASILVATDVAARGLDIAQLDAVFNYQIARELDVHVHRVGRTGRAGASGIACTLVTPKEHYRLERLEGLLEQPITTEPLPKPQNSVPFEPPMATLQLAGGKKDKLRPGDILGALTSEGGLRGDQVGKIKVLARSAYVAVEHGAVQKAQAKLERDKLKGRAFRVRRIRY, via the coding sequence GTGTCTGACACTTCTTTTGCATCGCTTGCGCTCTCTCCTGCGCTTTTAACCAACTTAGACTCCCTTGGCTATCACGCCATGACACCAGTGCAGGCGCAAAGCCTGCCACCGATGTTGGCGGGCCGAGATGTGTTGGCCCAGGCCAAAACGGGATCGGGGAAAACTGCTGCCTTTGGTTTGGCACTGCTGGCAGAACTGCGCATAGAGGCGTTTGCTGTTCAGGGCCTTGTGCTGTGCCCCACCCGAGAGCTTGCTGACCAGGTAGCCGAAGAGTTACGGCGATTGGCGCGTGGGTTGCCTAACGTTAAAGTGCTCACTCTATGTGGCGGTGCGCCGTTTGGGCCGCAGCTTGGCTCCTTAGAACACGGCGCGCATATTGTCGTAGGGACGCCTGGGCGAATCGATGAGCATTTGCGCAAAGGCTCGTTGACACTAGGGTCGCTTACCACCTTGGTACTTGATGAAGCCGATCGTATGCTCGATATGGGCTTTCAAGACACCATTGATGCGATCATTGATGAGACGCCCGCCGACCGCCAAACGCTGCTGTTTAGCGCGACGTTCCCCGATGACCAGGCGTCAGGTGGCCTGACGGCTATGACCCGCGGCATTATGCGTGAGCCAGTGATGGTCAAAGTGGCCGAGGTTCATGATGCCACTACCATCGATCAACACTTCTATGACGTTGCCAATGAAGAGGCGCGTTTTGCGGCCCTTCAACAGCTGCTACTGGTTTATCGGCCAGCGACCAGCGTGGTGTTCTGCAACACTAAGCGCGAAACTCAGGCGGTGGCTGAGCAACTGGTAGATGCTGGCTTTAGTGCCGTGGCGCTCAACGGCGACTTAGAGCAGAAAGATCGTGATCGACGGCTAATTCTGTTTGCTAACCAAAGTGCGTCTATTCTAGTAGCAACGGATGTTGCTGCACGTGGTTTAGATATTGCTCAATTAGATGCGGTGTTTAATTATCAGATTGCCCGTGAGCTTGATGTTCACGTGCATCGGGTAGGGCGAACCGGGCGCGCAGGGGCTAGCGGCATTGCCTGTACGCTGGTCACGCCTAAAGAGCATTATCGGCTGGAGCGGTTGGAAGGCTTGCTAGAACAACCGATTACCACCGAGCCTTTGCCGAAGCCCCAAAATTCAGTGCCATTTGAGCCGCCTATGGCAACGCTACAGTTGGCAGGCGGTAAGAAAGACAAGCTGCGCCCGGGTGATATTTTGGGAGCACTGACCAGCGAGGGCGGCTTACGTGGCGACCAGGTAGGCAAAATTAAAGTGCTAGCCCGCAGTGCCTATGTGGCAGTGGAGCATGGCGCTGTTCAAAAAGCCCAAGCCAAGCTTGAGCGTGACAAACTTAAAGGGCGCGCATTCCGCGTCCGCCGTATTCGCTATTGA
- a CDS encoding PA4780 family RIO1-like protein kinase: MKIPKRLQPLVDDGMIDEVLVQLMSGKEAQVYVVRCGEEVRCAKVFKEAKQRSFKQAVQYQEGRKERNSRRSRAMAKKTRYGQKEQEQAWLNAEVDALYRLAAADVRVPEPHGFVDGVLLMEMISDAEGNVAPRLDEVTLTHEQALRYHAKVIQDVVRMLCAGLIHGDLSEFNVLVDAEGPVIIDLPQAVDAAGNNSAEAMLERDVDNMRAYFGRFAPELLTTHYGKEMWALYESGKLHPDSKLTGHFELDSHIANVDELLEVIDDAIEEEADRQARMRGDEDED, from the coding sequence ATGAAAATCCCTAAGCGATTACAGCCCCTGGTCGATGATGGAATGATCGATGAGGTGCTGGTGCAGTTAATGAGTGGTAAAGAGGCGCAGGTGTATGTCGTGCGCTGCGGTGAAGAAGTACGTTGTGCCAAGGTCTTTAAAGAAGCTAAACAGCGTAGCTTTAAACAGGCCGTGCAGTATCAAGAAGGGCGTAAGGAGCGCAATAGTCGTCGTTCTCGCGCCATGGCTAAAAAGACCCGCTACGGCCAAAAAGAGCAGGAGCAGGCGTGGTTGAATGCGGAAGTCGATGCGCTATATCGTCTTGCCGCCGCCGATGTACGTGTGCCTGAGCCACATGGGTTTGTTGATGGCGTACTGCTCATGGAAATGATTAGCGATGCCGAGGGGAACGTGGCGCCGCGCCTGGATGAAGTGACCCTCACTCATGAGCAAGCGCTTCGCTATCACGCCAAAGTGATTCAAGACGTGGTGCGGATGCTGTGTGCAGGTCTGATTCATGGTGATTTATCAGAATTCAATGTGTTGGTAGATGCTGAAGGGCCAGTGATTATCGACTTGCCCCAGGCAGTGGATGCAGCGGGCAATAATAGTGCAGAAGCAATGTTAGAGCGCGATGTTGATAATATGCGCGCCTACTTTGGTCGTTTCGCGCCGGAGCTTCTCACCACCCACTATGGTAAAGAAATGTGGGCTTTATATGAATCAGGCAAGCTGCACCCCGACAGCAAACTGACCGGCCACTTCGAGCTTGATAGCCACATTGCCAATGTCGATGAGCTATTAGAAGTGATTGACGATGCTATTGAAGAAGAGGCCGATCGACAGGCGCGAATGCGCGGTGATGAAGACGAAGATTGA